Below is a window of Nocardia asteroides DNA.
TGGTGGCTGGCCGTGCAGCGCACGCCGGTACACACCCTGCAGGTGCCCGCGGGACCGGTCGCCGTCACCCAGATCGACGGCCTGACCTGGATCACGGCCCGCGCCGAGTGGACGCCGGATTTCGTGTTCCACCAGCTGGACTCGGCCCAGGAACTGGCCCTGCTGCGCCCCGACGGCTTCACCGAGGGGCAGCACTACTTCTGGGCCTGGACCGACGAACCGCGCGGCGCGTTGCGCTCGCGGATGTTCGCCCCGGCCATGGGCATCGCTGAGGACGAGGCGACCGGTGCGGCGGCGGTCGCGCTCACCGCGCAGCTGCGGCGCGGGCTGGTGGTGACCCAGGGCCGGGGCTCCCAGCTCTACACCGAGTGGGATTCCGACGGCTGGGTCCGGTTGGGTGGCCGGGTCGCCGAGGACCACGTGGTGGTGCTCTGAGCTAACCGCCGAACCGGCGCAGCCACGGTGGCCTGCTGGTCCAGTGCGCGCGCCGCGCCGGATCGGTACCGGACGCGTCGGCCAGGATCCGGGTCTCCAGGTGCCGGGGCGGGGTGCGCTGGTCGTCGGCGGCCAGGTGGGCCAGCACGTCGTGCACACCGCGGACGCGGGTCGCGAACTCCGCGAGGGTGTGCGGGCTGATCGCGGCGAGCTTGTTCTCGATGTGGTGGTGTTCGAGTTCGGCGACCGCGTCCAGGGCGTAGGCGTCGGCCAGGGTCAGCAGCGAGCCCGGTGGCCGCCAGCGCTGGGCGGTACCGAACCGGATGATCCGCTGCTCGGCGAGCCGGTCCACCCCTTCGGCCAGCAGCCGCACGACCACCGGAACGCGCAACCCCAGTTCCCGGCTGATCGCCCGGTAGGTCCGTCCACCGTAGTAGGCGAGCACGAACACCTCGCAGTGGCTGTCGAGCGGGTCGGCGAAGCCGAGGCGCGCCGAGGCGGCCAGCCAGGGGATGTCGTCGCGGTCGTGGCGGTCCAGCCGCAGCCGCTGGACCGCGAGCCGGTGCACCTGGGCGAGCAGCCAGGTCTGCTCGGCGCTGAAGATCCCGCAATCCGGCGGCGGCGTGGCGGGTTCGGCGAAGCGGGTGTCGTCGGTGCCGGCGGTGTCCTCGGCGGAGTCGTCGGGCTCCGTTCGCAGCCCGGCCGCGAATGCCGAACGCCCCCACGGCGTCCCGAGGTCGGGCGGCGGTTCCGGGGTGGGCGCCGGACCGGCGACCAGCTCGGTGTCGTCGGTGTCGGTGATCCACGGTGTGCCGCGGACCCGTCGATAGCCCTCGCGGACAACGTCTTCGGCGGCGCCCCGCCGGTGCAGCACCCGCAGCGCCAAGCCGAAGGCCGCGGCGCCGGTGGCCTGGTAGAGGCCGCGCAGCGCGTCGCGGTCGGCGGCCTCGGACGGGATCTCGGGGACCGGCGGTCCGGCACCGCCGGCCGGGCCGGAACCACGGTGCCGGTTCATCGTCGAATTCCTGTCCACACAACGGCAATTCGCAGCGCGAGCGGTTGTGGATCGGTATTCACCGGCCGATCGCGGCGATCAGCATGAAGGCGGTACCGATATCCATCACCACGTGCGGCACCAGCGCCGAGGTCAGCGGATGGGCGCCGGCCGGGTGCGTGAACCGGTGCCAGCGCGTCCCGTGACCGGCCGTACCGAGCGCGACCAGGGCGTCGAGGGTGAACAACGCGGCCAGGACCAGCGCGAGCCAGGGCGCGGGCCCGCCGGTGTGATCGCCCCCGTGCCCCGCCATCGCGTAGAGCATGGCCGCCGCGGCCACCGTGTGATATCCGACCGCCGCGATCCCGTCGGTGCTGGTCACCGGGCCCGCGCGCCAGGCCACGACGCGTTCGGTGAGCAGCAGCGCGAAGGCCACCGTGAGGGCGGTGAGCAGGCCGCGCACGGCCAGCGGATGAGTGGCGGCGGGAAAGACCAGCATCGCCAGCATCACCAGGCACATCAGCAGGTGGGCGCTGTCGGAGGCGGTGTCGACCCGATGGGCCGGTGGTGGTCGCCGGGTCAGCCGGGCCGCCACGATGCCGGTGGCGAGCAGGAACGCCGCGACCACCGGCCAGCGCACGAGTGCGTACTGCTCGACGAATTCGGCCACACCCCACCACCTTCGCGTCACCACCCGGTGCATCCATGCTCGCATCACCGGGGCGCGCGCGGGCGAGTTTGCACCTGGCCGCCGGTGGCGCCGGGCAGATGACAGATCATGGACACATGCCCGATCCAGTGCCGCCTGCCCCTGCACCCGCCCTCCGCGTCGTGATCGACGATCTGTCCGGTGCCGCGACCCGCGACCTGCTCACCGGCCATCACCGAGAGATGGCCGCGAACTCCCCGGCCTGCAGCATGCACGCCTTCGATCTGACCGCCCTGCGCGATCCGGCGGTGACCGTGTGGAGCGCATGGGCGGGCACCGAGCTGGCCGGCTGCGGGGCGCTGGCTGAACTCGACCGCGGGCACGGGGAGATCAAATCCATGCGCACCGCCGGCGGATTCACCGGCCGTGGGGTGGCCGCCGCGGTACTGACCGAGATCGTCGACGAGGCCCGGCGACGCGGCTACGCCCGCCTGAGCCTGGAAACCGGCTCGGCCGCGTTCTTCGCGCCCGCGCACCGGCTCTACCTACGCCACGGCTTCGTCGAGTGCGGGCCGTTCGCGGGCTATGTGCCCGACCCGCACAGCCGCTTCTTCACCCGCGTGCTGGACTGAGGGCCCGCCGGCTCGCGGCGGGCCTCGTCCGCGGTCAGCCCAGAGCTCGGGTGAAGCCGTCGACGAGCTCGCCGACCTGGGCGTCGGTCATCACGAACGACGGGGAGATCTGCATCGCGCCCTGCCCGGCCGCGCGACCCGAGACACCGTGCTCGCGCAGGGTTTTCACCAGCGCGGGCCCCTCGGACGGATCGGCCAGCTGCACCGCGGCGACCGCGCCGACACCGCTGCGGACCTCGGCTACACGCGGATGCTCGGCCAACGGCGCGAGCAGGGTGTGCAGGGTGGCCTCGAGCCGGGCCGCCTCCTCGAGCAGGCCCTCACGTTCGATGATGGCGAGGTTGGCCAGCGCCGCGGCCGCCGCGCCCGCGTGCCCGCCGTAGGTGTAGCCGTGCCGCCACCACACGCCGCCCGCGAAGAACGGCTCGGCCAGGTGCGGCGCGATGAACACCGCGCCCATCGGCAGATAGCCCGAGGTCAGGCCCTTGGCGGTGGTGACGAGATCGGGTTCGAGCCCGAACCGGGTGGAGGCGAACCAGGAACCGCCGATCCGCCCGAACCCGGTGACCACCTCGTCGGCGACGAACAGGATGTCGTGGTCGCGGCAGATCTGGCGCACCTCGGCCAGGTAGCCGTCCGGCGGCAGGTAGACGCCACCGGCGCCGATGACCGGCTCGCAGAAGAACGCCGCGATCTGCTCGGCGCCGATCTCCTCGATCAGCGCCAGCAGTGCCTTCGCGTCGTTCCACTCGACGGTGCGGGTGTCGGCGACCAATTCGCCGTAGCCCTCCTTGTTGCCCGCCAGGCCGCCGATCGCGGTGCCCGCGTAGTGCATGCCGTGATAGGCCAGCCTGCGGCCGACCAGGATCTTCTTGTCGGTGCGGCCCAGTTCGTGCCAGTACCGGCGGGCCAGTTTGGCCGCGGTCTCCACCGAGTCCGAGCCGCCCGAGGTGAAGAAGATCTTGCTGCCGGGCACCGGCGCGATCGCCGACAGCTTCTCGGCGAGTTCCTGGGTCGGCGGCTCGGTGAGGTCACCGAAGTTGGAGTAGTGGGCGATGGTGCGCAACTGCGCGGCGACCGCGTCGGCGATCTCGGCGCGGCCGTGCCCGACGTTGGCGAACCAGAGCCCGGCCGTGGCGTCGAGATAGCGGGTACCCGCGGTGTCGTAGATGTAGGCGCCGTCGCCGCGGGCGACGACGAACGCACCGTCACGCGTGACGGCACCCATATCGGCGAATCCATGCCAGAGCGCGTTCATGGCTCCACACTTACCCGAACCGGCCGGGTCGCGCTCGCCGGACTCGCGCACGTCTCAGTCCGCGGACTTGCGCGCCCGCCACCAGGCGGGCAGGTCACCCAGCGACGCCATGGCTACCGCGAGCACCGCGAACACCAGGGTCAGCACCACCAGGCCCAGCGTCATCGACAGGTAGCCCTGACCGCGGGGGTCGATGAACGGGTAGGGGTACCAGTCCACGATCGGGCCGCGGATCAGGGTGTAGATCCCGTAGATCAGCGGGAAGATCAGCCACTGCCCGATCAGCTCGGGGGTGACCCGCAACCGCCGCGGCATCGCCACCAGTGCCCAGTCCAGGACCAGCACCAGCGGCAGGTAGCGGTGCATGACGTCGTTGATCCACTTGTCGGTCAGCATCACGTCGATATTGGCCAGCAGCACCGCGTAGACCACCATCGTGATGAGCATGTACAGCGTCACCGCGCCGCGGATCACCTGCCAGCGGTGGCTCTGCGGGGCTGCCAGGCCGCCCACCAGG
It encodes the following:
- a CDS encoding PhzF family phenazine biosynthesis protein; protein product: MNAHDVPDAPDIQVEVVRVFTDPAGQLGNALGIARAGDVVALDKQELAARLGFSETTVVQDPVDGIADIRIYTPTVELPFAGHPSVGTAWWLAVQRTPVHTLQVPAGPVAVTQIDGLTWITARAEWTPDFVFHQLDSAQELALLRPDGFTEGQHYFWAWTDEPRGALRSRMFAPAMGIAEDEATGAAAVALTAQLRRGLVVTQGRGSQLYTEWDSDGWVRLGGRVAEDHVVVL
- a CDS encoding RskA family anti-sigma factor; amino-acid sequence: MNRHRGSGPAGGAGPPVPEIPSEAADRDALRGLYQATGAAAFGLALRVLHRRGAAEDVVREGYRRVRGTPWITDTDDTELVAGPAPTPEPPPDLGTPWGRSAFAAGLRTEPDDSAEDTAGTDDTRFAEPATPPPDCGIFSAEQTWLLAQVHRLAVQRLRLDRHDRDDIPWLAASARLGFADPLDSHCEVFVLAYYGGRTYRAISRELGLRVPVVVRLLAEGVDRLAEQRIIRFGTAQRWRPPGSLLTLADAYALDAVAELEHHHIENKLAAISPHTLAEFATRVRGVHDVLAHLAADDQRTPPRHLETRILADASGTDPARRAHWTSRPPWLRRFGG
- a CDS encoding DUF5134 domain-containing protein, with the protein product MAEFVEQYALVRWPVVAAFLLATGIVAARLTRRPPPAHRVDTASDSAHLLMCLVMLAMLVFPAATHPLAVRGLLTALTVAFALLLTERVVAWRAGPVTSTDGIAAVGYHTVAAAAMLYAMAGHGGDHTGGPAPWLALVLAALFTLDALVALGTAGHGTRWHRFTHPAGAHPLTSALVPHVVMDIGTAFMLIAAIGR
- a CDS encoding GNAT family N-acetyltransferase, which produces MPDPVPPAPAPALRVVIDDLSGAATRDLLTGHHREMAANSPACSMHAFDLTALRDPAVTVWSAWAGTELAGCGALAELDRGHGEIKSMRTAGGFTGRGVAAAVLTEIVDEARRRGYARLSLETGSAAFFAPAHRLYLRHGFVECGPFAGYVPDPHSRFFTRVLD
- a CDS encoding aminotransferase family protein, giving the protein MNALWHGFADMGAVTRDGAFVVARGDGAYIYDTAGTRYLDATAGLWFANVGHGRAEIADAVAAQLRTIAHYSNFGDLTEPPTQELAEKLSAIAPVPGSKIFFTSGGSDSVETAAKLARRYWHELGRTDKKILVGRRLAYHGMHYAGTAIGGLAGNKEGYGELVADTRTVEWNDAKALLALIEEIGAEQIAAFFCEPVIGAGGVYLPPDGYLAEVRQICRDHDILFVADEVVTGFGRIGGSWFASTRFGLEPDLVTTAKGLTSGYLPMGAVFIAPHLAEPFFAGGVWWRHGYTYGGHAGAAAAALANLAIIEREGLLEEAARLEATLHTLLAPLAEHPRVAEVRSGVGAVAAVQLADPSEGPALVKTLREHGVSGRAAGQGAMQISPSFVMTDAQVGELVDGFTRALG
- a CDS encoding Pr6Pr family membrane protein — its product is MDAAVRTAWWISAYRLGFGVLGLVTLLWIPLRNIDSATFSLTNYLSYFTIESNVLGVAVLLVGGLAAPQSHRWQVIRGAVTLYMLITMVVYAVLLANIDVMLTDKWINDVMHRYLPLVLVLDWALVAMPRRLRVTPELIGQWLIFPLIYGIYTLIRGPIVDWYPYPFIDPRGQGYLSMTLGLVVLTLVFAVLAVAMASLGDLPAWWRARKSAD